One region of Termitidicoccus mucosus genomic DNA includes:
- a CDS encoding MFS transporter, with the protein MDSQTPKLSFVEKAGYSAGDAAANFVFMTMVLFQLNFYTDIFGLSAGAAAAILLWPRLWDAIFDPIMGILADRTKTRWGKFRPWILWTSIPWAVCMVLAYTTPDGWSTAAMIAYAGITNTILMTLYSMNNMPYSALGGVMTADLHERTKLNSYRFVSVNIAQFIVGGLTLPLVAKFAAASGGDRQHGWQMVMLLWAVLCLVLFFITFLTTRERIAPVSEVKSSPKQDFLDLLKNRPWIALVIYTVFNFAMLTYRGGAHYNYYHHYADKAAIFDFVAMFGLTTPELASQGGLLEFLGYVVHGTRETAASSNAADVFNSIINMAGTATTIIVIILSTGLSKRFGKKAVIATGFGLSALNAFALYLLPPTATFGMLALAITGSIFYAPTIAVAWAMYADAADYSEWQTGRRFTGMVFATIGFSLKTGLALGSACFLWIMEGLWNYDTHASSAPNAISGYHVSSSVMVGLLYIGGMLAIAACSLNKTTTLKMSAELAERRAKANIAV; encoded by the coding sequence ATGGATTCCCAAACCCCGAAACTATCCTTCGTTGAGAAAGCCGGCTATAGCGCAGGCGATGCGGCGGCAAATTTCGTCTTTATGACGATGGTGCTGTTTCAGCTTAATTTTTATACCGATATTTTCGGCCTGAGCGCCGGCGCGGCCGCCGCCATCCTCCTGTGGCCGCGTTTGTGGGACGCCATTTTCGATCCGATCATGGGCATCCTCGCCGACCGCACGAAGACGCGATGGGGCAAGTTCCGCCCGTGGATATTGTGGACGTCGATCCCGTGGGCCGTGTGCATGGTGCTCGCCTACACCACGCCCGACGGCTGGAGCACCGCCGCCATGATTGCTTACGCCGGCATCACCAACACAATTTTGATGACGCTCTACTCGATGAACAACATGCCTTACTCGGCGTTGGGTGGCGTCATGACGGCGGACTTGCACGAGCGCACAAAGCTCAATTCCTACCGTTTCGTCTCCGTCAACATCGCGCAGTTCATCGTCGGCGGCCTCACACTGCCGCTTGTCGCCAAGTTCGCCGCGGCCTCGGGCGGCGACCGCCAGCATGGCTGGCAAATGGTCATGTTGCTCTGGGCGGTATTGTGCCTCGTGTTGTTTTTCATAACCTTCCTCACCACACGCGAACGCATCGCGCCGGTGAGCGAGGTGAAGTCGTCGCCAAAACAGGATTTTCTGGATTTGCTCAAAAACCGCCCGTGGATCGCGCTGGTTATATATACCGTTTTTAATTTCGCGATGCTCACTTATCGCGGCGGCGCGCATTATAATTATTATCACCACTACGCCGACAAGGCCGCGATATTCGACTTCGTGGCGATGTTCGGGCTGACCACGCCGGAACTCGCGTCGCAGGGCGGGCTGCTTGAATTTCTCGGCTACGTCGTGCACGGCACGCGCGAGACCGCCGCGAGCTCCAACGCCGCCGATGTGTTCAACAGCATCATCAACATGGCGGGCACGGCCACGACGATCATCGTAATCATCCTCTCGACCGGCCTCTCGAAACGATTCGGCAAGAAAGCCGTGATCGCGACCGGTTTCGGCCTGTCTGCGCTGAATGCCTTCGCCCTCTACCTGCTGCCGCCGACCGCGACATTCGGCATGTTGGCACTCGCGATTACGGGCTCCATTTTTTATGCGCCGACCATCGCGGTGGCTTGGGCGATGTATGCCGACGCCGCCGATTATTCCGAATGGCAAACCGGGCGGCGCTTCACCGGCATGGTGTTTGCGACCATCGGCTTTTCGCTGAAAACGGGCCTCGCGCTCGGCTCCGCGTGTTTCCTCTGGATAATGGAGGGTCTGTGGAATTACGACACGCACGCATCGAGCGCGCCGAATGCGATCAGCGGTTACCATGTGTCGAGCAGTGTCATGGTCGGGTTGCTATATATTGGCGGCATGCTCGCCATCGCCGCGTGCAGTTTGAACAAAACCACCACGCTCAAAATGTCCGCCGAACTCGCCGAGCGCCGAGCAAAGGCGAATATTGCGGTATAA
- a CDS encoding LacI family DNA-binding transcriptional regulator, whose translation MSNHRITLADVARKAGVHVTTVSMALRNHPRLPAKTRERLQAIAKKLGYVHDPLMQALVAYRRNIMSHKNPPTLAYVTNWNTRYGWQKVTAHPDFYAGALAKAQELGYKLAHFWLREEGMTHDRLNSILQNRGINGIILASHVREIDVTLQFDWSRFAAIKIDYFPHHPELHNVTNNQFQIIRLAMQKVREAGYRRVGMVMDEGWDITVDHRWQAGYTWEQQFHAVRDRIPPYLLPNKIPFCDWLKKHRPEVIISKAEFVQPLFAQLKLSVPRDVAFVDIFLEGQPGKVAGVRQNHETVGALAVELVAGQLQQNKYGIPEIPTTTFVEGTWFEGASCPSRRD comes from the coding sequence ATGTCAAATCATCGCATAACCCTCGCCGATGTCGCTCGCAAGGCGGGCGTCCACGTCACCACCGTTTCAATGGCCCTGCGCAACCACCCGCGCCTGCCCGCCAAGACGCGCGAGCGCCTTCAGGCCATTGCGAAAAAATTGGGGTATGTGCATGACCCACTAATGCAGGCACTCGTTGCGTATAGGCGCAATATCATGTCGCACAAAAATCCGCCCACGCTGGCCTACGTGACCAATTGGAATACGCGCTACGGCTGGCAAAAAGTGACTGCGCACCCGGATTTTTACGCCGGCGCGCTCGCGAAAGCCCAGGAACTCGGCTACAAGCTCGCCCATTTCTGGCTGCGCGAGGAGGGCATGACGCACGATCGTCTTAACAGCATTCTCCAAAACCGCGGTATCAACGGTATTATCCTCGCCTCGCACGTGCGCGAGATCGACGTCACGCTGCAATTCGACTGGTCGCGTTTCGCCGCCATCAAGATTGATTATTTTCCGCATCACCCCGAATTGCACAACGTGACCAACAACCAGTTTCAGATTATCCGCCTCGCCATGCAAAAAGTGCGCGAGGCCGGCTACCGGCGCGTCGGCATGGTGATGGACGAGGGCTGGGACATCACGGTCGATCACCGCTGGCAGGCTGGATATACATGGGAGCAGCAATTCCACGCCGTGCGCGACCGCATACCACCGTATCTGTTGCCGAACAAAATCCCTTTTTGCGACTGGCTGAAAAAACACCGTCCGGAGGTGATCATCAGCAAGGCCGAGTTTGTGCAGCCGCTCTTCGCCCAGCTCAAACTCTCCGTGCCGCGCGATGTTGCCTTTGTTGATATTTTTCTGGAAGGGCAGCCCGGCAAAGTCGCGGGCGTACGGCAAAACCATGAGACGGTCGGCGCACTCGCCGTAGAGCTCGTCGCGGGCCAGCTCCAGCAAAACAAATACGGTATCCCGGAAATCCCCACGACGACCTTCGTCGAGGGCACGTGGTTCGAAGGCGCCTCGTGCCCCTCGCGGCGGGATTGA
- the xylB gene encoding xylulokinase yields the protein MSLYIGIDSGTQSTKGIALDLDSGAVLAEARAPHALITGLPAGHMEQHPQDWAAALDHVLEGMSAQLTADQRTRVRGIGISGQQHGFVPLDAGGAVIRPAKLWCDTSTARECDLLTKKLGGAKAVLRKTGLPFLPGYTAPKIFWLKRHEPRNYRRLRHVLLPHDYLNFHLTGNYFMEHGDASGTALMDVRRRAWSPAAIAAIDKNLADFLPPLSASHEAAGVLRPELARRFGFSSDVIVSAGGGDNMMGAIGTGNVAPGVVTASFGTSGTIYARAAKPVVDPDGEIAAFCSSDGGWLPLLCTMNVTTVTEHVRALFNQDHAAMDRAVAGTRPGADGLLLLPYLAGERTPNVPDGAGVLFGLNAANFSASHFARAAMEGATLGMNYGLRRLAALGVKAREIRVTGGGAKTAVWRQIMADVFGVPVVAMKEDEGAALGGALQAAWCHAIREGRIKTKLSDLAARIVAVDETTRTLPDKKHAARYRKLQTLQDQLGAAMRPLFTARAVG from the coding sequence ATGTCCCTCTACATCGGCATCGACTCCGGAACCCAAAGCACAAAAGGCATTGCGCTCGACCTGGACAGCGGCGCGGTGCTCGCGGAGGCGCGCGCGCCGCACGCGCTCATCACCGGCCTGCCCGCCGGCCACATGGAACAGCATCCGCAGGACTGGGCGGCGGCACTCGACCATGTCCTCGAAGGCATGTCCGCCCAACTCACCGCCGATCAGCGCACCCGCGTGCGCGGCATCGGCATATCGGGCCAGCAGCACGGCTTTGTCCCGCTCGACGCGGGTGGCGCGGTGATCCGCCCCGCGAAGCTCTGGTGCGACACGAGCACGGCCCGCGAATGCGATTTGCTCACGAAAAAACTCGGCGGCGCAAAGGCTGTCCTGCGCAAAACCGGCCTGCCCTTTCTGCCGGGCTACACCGCGCCGAAAATTTTCTGGCTGAAACGGCACGAGCCGCGCAACTACCGCCGCCTGCGCCACGTGCTGCTTCCGCACGATTATTTGAATTTTCACCTCACCGGAAACTATTTTATGGAACACGGCGACGCCTCCGGCACCGCGCTCATGGACGTGCGCCGCCGCGCATGGTCGCCCGCCGCCATCGCCGCCATTGACAAAAATCTCGCCGATTTTCTGCCGCCGCTCTCCGCCTCGCACGAGGCAGCCGGTGTGCTGCGCCCCGAACTGGCGCGGCGTTTTGGTTTTTCCAGCGACGTGATCGTCAGCGCGGGCGGCGGCGACAACATGATGGGGGCCATCGGCACCGGCAACGTCGCGCCCGGCGTCGTCACGGCCAGCTTTGGCACAAGCGGCACGATCTATGCCCGCGCGGCGAAGCCGGTCGTTGACCCGGACGGCGAGATCGCCGCCTTCTGCTCGTCCGACGGCGGCTGGCTGCCGCTGCTTTGCACGATGAACGTGACCACTGTCACCGAGCATGTCCGCGCGCTGTTCAACCAGGATCACGCCGCGATGGACCGCGCCGTCGCCGGCACGCGGCCCGGTGCGGACGGACTGCTGCTGCTCCCCTATCTCGCGGGCGAGCGCACACCCAACGTCCCGGATGGCGCCGGTGTTCTCTTCGGGCTCAATGCCGCCAATTTCAGCGCGTCCCACTTTGCCCGCGCCGCGATGGAAGGCGCGACGCTCGGCATGAACTACGGCTTACGCCGCCTCGCTGCGCTCGGCGTGAAAGCGCGCGAAATCCGCGTGACCGGCGGCGGCGCGAAAACCGCTGTCTGGCGGCAAATCATGGCCGATGTTTTCGGCGTGCCCGTCGTCGCGATGAAGGAGGACGAAGGGGCCGCGCTCGGCGGCGCACTCCAAGCCGCCTGGTGCCACGCCATTCGCGAAGGCCGCATCAAAACCAAGCTCTCCGACTTGGCCGCCCGCATCGTCGCCGTGGACGAAACCACGCGCACGCTGCCGGACAAAAAACACGCCGCACGCTACCGCAAGTTACAAACCTTGCAAGACCAACTCGGCGCTGCGATGCGCCCGCTTTTCACCGCTCGCGCCGTCGGATAG
- the xylA gene encoding xylose isomerase — MSTHLTTGSREYFPGIGPIAYEGPQSVNPLAFRYYDEKRVVAGRPLGGLLRFAVAYWHSFCANGTDPFGAPTRPMPWLAASDPVQRARDKMDAAFEFITKLGAPYYCFHDADLVDEAPTLAESEERLQAIVDYAKEKQAASGVKLLWGTANLFSNPRYMNGAATNPEFPILARAGAQLKSAIDATIALGGENYVFWGGREGYMSLLNTDMKREREHFARFLTIARDYARAQGFKGKFFIEPKPCEPTKHQYDYDSATVIGFLREFGLLGDFQLNIEVNHATLAGHTFPHELQVAADAGVLGSIDANRGDPQNGWDTDQFPIDPVELTEAMSIILQAGGFKDGGINFDAKIRRNSTDIEDLFIAHIAGMDAFARAAIAAEKLLNESPLPAMKKQRYATFDTGAGRDYEQGKLSLADLHRIAREQGEVAPRSGKQELCESILLRYI; from the coding sequence ATGAGCACGCACCTCACCACCGGCAGCCGCGAGTATTTTCCCGGCATCGGCCCCATCGCCTACGAAGGGCCGCAGAGTGTCAATCCGCTCGCCTTTCGTTATTATGACGAGAAGCGCGTCGTCGCAGGCCGTCCGCTGGGCGGGTTGCTGCGCTTCGCTGTCGCCTACTGGCACAGCTTCTGCGCGAACGGCACCGATCCCTTCGGCGCGCCGACACGGCCCATGCCGTGGCTTGCCGCCTCCGATCCCGTGCAGCGCGCCCGCGACAAGATGGACGCGGCCTTCGAGTTCATCACCAAGCTCGGCGCGCCGTATTATTGTTTCCACGACGCCGACCTGGTTGACGAGGCACCCACGCTCGCCGAGTCCGAAGAACGCCTTCAAGCCATCGTTGACTATGCAAAGGAAAAGCAGGCGGCCTCCGGCGTGAAACTGCTCTGGGGCACGGCCAATCTATTCAGTAATCCGCGCTACATGAACGGCGCGGCGACCAACCCGGAATTTCCGATCCTCGCCCGCGCCGGCGCGCAGCTCAAGTCGGCCATCGACGCCACCATCGCGCTCGGCGGCGAGAACTATGTTTTCTGGGGCGGTCGCGAGGGCTACATGTCGCTCCTGAACACCGACATGAAACGCGAGCGCGAACATTTCGCGCGTTTCCTCACCATCGCCCGCGACTACGCCCGCGCCCAAGGCTTCAAGGGCAAGTTCTTCATTGAGCCAAAGCCCTGCGAACCGACCAAGCATCAATACGACTATGACTCCGCGACCGTGATCGGCTTCCTGCGCGAGTTCGGCCTGCTCGGCGATTTCCAGCTCAACATCGAGGTCAACCACGCCACGCTCGCCGGGCACACCTTCCCGCACGAGTTGCAAGTCGCCGCCGACGCGGGCGTGCTCGGCAGCATCGACGCCAACCGCGGCGATCCGCAGAACGGCTGGGACACCGACCAGTTCCCCATCGACCCGGTCGAGCTCACGGAGGCGATGTCCATCATTCTGCAAGCGGGCGGATTCAAGGACGGAGGCATCAATTTCGATGCGAAGATTCGCCGTAACTCGACCGACATCGAGGATCTTTTTATCGCGCACATCGCCGGCATGGACGCCTTTGCCCGCGCCGCCATCGCCGCCGAAAAGCTCCTCAACGAGTCACCGCTCCCCGCGATGAAAAAACAACGCTACGCCACGTTCGACACCGGCGCCGGACGCGACTACGAACAGGGCAAGCTCTCTCTGGCCGACCTGCACCGCATCGCGCGCGAGCAGGGCGAGGTCGCGCCCCGCAGCGGCAAGCAGGAGCTTTGCGAAAGCATTCTGCTGCGTTATATATAA
- a CDS encoding helix-turn-helix domain-containing protein, with protein sequence MALLAKGVDYFGEGGFPVTVRRVATLAAGAPAHPHDVTEIEHWHDFCELVIVVGGRGRHLLEGGAFHVSTGDVFVVQGEQVHCFRERDGLVLLNVMYDPTRIPLPTGLLRRLPGYSALFMLEPAFRKAHRFSSRLRLSRSELARAEALVERMEAECGNVTEGKQNVRDGHEAVLLALLVELMVFLSRHYGASGSTESRALLRVGELVSLLEQRYHEPWTLEQLAARAGLSRTNLLLTFRRATGQSPIDFIIGLRVAAARRLLRQTTLDITDIALECGYADSNYFARQFHQVQGLTPSAYRRQERSSR encoded by the coding sequence ATGGCACTGCTTGCTAAAGGCGTTGATTATTTCGGCGAGGGGGGATTCCCCGTCACCGTGCGTCGTGTCGCGACGCTTGCGGCGGGAGCTCCGGCGCATCCGCATGATGTCACGGAGATCGAGCACTGGCACGATTTTTGCGAGCTGGTCATTGTTGTCGGCGGGCGTGGACGGCATTTGCTGGAGGGCGGAGCGTTTCACGTCTCCACGGGCGACGTGTTTGTTGTCCAGGGCGAGCAGGTCCACTGCTTTCGCGAGCGGGATGGGCTGGTTTTGTTGAATGTGATGTATGACCCCACGCGAATTCCGCTTCCGACGGGATTGCTGCGGAGGCTGCCGGGCTACAGCGCGTTGTTCATGCTGGAGCCGGCGTTTCGCAAGGCGCACCGCTTTTCCAGCCGGCTGCGGTTGAGCCGAAGCGAACTGGCCAGGGCCGAAGCGCTGGTCGAGCGGATGGAGGCTGAGTGCGGAAACGTGACGGAGGGAAAGCAAAACGTACGCGACGGCCACGAGGCGGTGTTGCTGGCGCTGCTGGTCGAATTGATGGTGTTCCTTTCGCGGCATTACGGCGCAAGCGGTTCGACGGAAAGCCGGGCGCTGCTGCGTGTGGGCGAATTGGTGAGTTTGCTGGAGCAGCGGTATCATGAGCCGTGGACGCTCGAACAGCTCGCCGCGCGCGCGGGGCTGTCGCGCACGAATTTGCTGCTGACGTTCCGGCGGGCCACGGGGCAGTCGCCCATCGATTTCATCATCGGCCTGCGGGTCGCGGCGGCGCGGCGGCTGCTGCGCCAGACCACGCTGGATATCACCGACATCGCGCTGGAGTGTGGCTACGCGGACAGCAATTATTTCGCGCGGCAATTCCACCAGGTGCAGGGCCTCACGCCATCGGCGTATCGGAGGCAGGAAAGAAGTTCCAGATAA